The DNA segment AAATAAGCTCAAAAAGAGGGTCAAGGTTTATCCTTTTTTCTTCAAGGGAAGTCATGGCAACCCCGTTTCTTCCTATTGCATATAAATATGGAAAATCAAGCTGATCATCTGAAGCTTCAAGATCTATGAAAAGATCGTAGATTTCATCTAAAACTTCAGCAGGCCTTGAATCGTCTCTGTCAATTTTATTTATTACAACTATTATCTTGAGTCCTGCATCAAGGGTTTTTTTTAATACAAATCTTGTCTGGGGAAGTGGACCTTCTGATGAATCAACCAAAAGGACTGCTCCGTCAACCATTGAAAGTGCTCTTTCAACTTCTCCTCCGAAATCAGCATGGCCTGGAGTGTCTAGTATATTTATTTTTGTATTTCCCCTTTGGACAGAACAGTTTTTAGCAGATATTGTAATTCCTCTTTCTCTTTCAATATCCATACTATCCATTATCCGGTCGTCAACTTCCTGGTTTTCTCTAAAAATTCCGCTTTGTTTGAACATTGCGTCTACAAGTGTTGTTTTACCATGGTCAACATGGGCAATAATTGCTATGTTCCTGATGTTTAAATCAAAGTTTTGTGTCATTAAAGTCTTTCTGTAATTAAAAGTAAAAAAAAGCAAAACGCTATATAACACCTTTATCAAATATAATAAAACTTTTTATTTAAACCTGTGTTTGGTTTTTTTTATTTTAACAGTTTTAATTTATATAAGAAATTAAGCTGGTTATCTTTTAATTGAAAAAACAAATTCTGACCAGGATTTAGTAAAAATATACAATGGGAAATGTTTTAGGAGATTTTTATGTTAACCTTGATTGGTACATCAAAAACAATGAGGAATTCAAAAAATAAAGAATTAGAAAAAGAACTGACCAAGCCTTTATTTAATGAAGAAACAAAATTTCTTTTTGAATTTATGAATTCCCTTTCTTTGGGAGAAATTTCCAAAATTATGAAAACAAGCGAAAAACTTTCAAAAAATACTGTTTCAATGTTTAACAACTTTTCAAATGGTAAAAACAAAAAAAACTTAACCCCTGCAATTTATGCATTTTCAGGGGATGTTTTTAAATCTATTGATATTGAAAATTATAAAAAAGAAGATTTTTTATTTGCTCAAAAAAATTTATTTATTCTTTCAGGAATGTATGGAATTTTAAAACCACTTGACCAAATTGAGCCTTATAGACTTGAAATGGGATATGTCCCGGGAATTAAGGGTTTTAAAAAAATAAGTGATTTTTGGAAAAACAAAATTACAAACTATTTAAATTCAATCATTGACCTGGAAAATCATAACTATATCATAGATCTTGCTTCAAAGGAGTTTACTGATTCAATTGATAAGAAAAAATTAAAATTAAAGCTTACTAATATTGAGTTTAAAGATGAAAAAGACAATAAGTTTAGAATAATTGCAACTTATGCAAAAAAAGCCAGGGGAGCCATGGCTGATTTTATAATAAAAAATAGAATAGAAGAAAAAGATGATCTTAAAGATTTTCAGGGACTTGGATATACTTTTAACAAAAAATTTTCTAATAACAACAACCTTGTTTTTACAAGATAAAGGAGTGCTTTTAGTGGAAAAACAAAAAATAAAAAAATTTAATTTCTTACAAAATCCTAAAGAATTTGATGAAAATAAAAAATCTATAATTTTTATTCATGGTGCTTCTATTAATTCCAATTTTTTTGTTAATCAGCTTAATTTTTTTTCCAATGAATTTAATGTTTTTGCTCCTGATCTTCCAGGACGTAATGTTGGCGATGAAATTCCATCTAAAAATATTTCTGGATACGCAGATTTTATCATAGATTTTATAGAGGAAATGAAACTTGAAAAACCTCATATCTGCGGGATTTCAATGGGTGGAGCAATTGTTTTGGATCTTCTTGTAAGGGAATATGAAAATATTGATTCAGCAATAATAATCAATTCAGGGGCAAGACTAAAAGTTTTGGATATGGTTTTTACCTCTGTCCAAAATGCTTTTGATGATTTTAGAAAAGGAATGATAAACTTTGGAGTATCTGAAAACTTTGATGTCGCTAAAATAGAAGCTGAAGCTTATAAGGCGACCATTGACAATCCTTATACTGCAATTTCAGATTTTAATGCCTGCAATGATTTTGATTTAATGGGACGCCTTGATAAAATTGATAAAAAAGTCTTAATTCTTGGTGCAACTGAAGATGTTTCAACCCCTTTAAAATATGGAAAATATTTAAATGACCATATAAAAAACTCTCAATTTAAAGTAATTGAAGGAGCTGGGCATTTATCTCCTATGGAAAAACCTGATGAGGTAAATTCAGAAATTTATAAATTTCTGAAGGCATGATTTTACATTTCAACCAGATTCTTTATTCATGGTTTTATTAGTATAGCTGTGCCAACATCAACCAGGGTCCATATTTCATCCATATTTTTATTTGATAATCCAATGCATCCCTGGGTCCAATTAAAATATTTTGAAACAAAATACAGCCAGCCAAGTCTGTTTTTTTGTCCGTGAATCATTATTGCACCACCAGGATTAAAACCTTTTTCTTTTGCTTTTTTTTTATCTTCTTTGTTGGGGAATGAAATATGGATTGATTTATAAAAAGCACTGTTTATATTTTTATAATAAAGAATATATCTGCCTTCAGGTGTTCTTCCATCACCTTCTTTAATTTTGTGTCCTTTTGGGTTGTTGCCAAGTGAAATATGATAGCTTTTATATATATTTTCATTTTTTATTAAGTATAATTTTAATTCTGATTTTATTACCAGTACTGAATCAGCTTTTTCTATTCCAAAAGATAAAGACGGACACAGAATAAAAAAAATTAGAAATATTTTTCTCATAATTTTCTGGTTCATTAGTAATTTAACTGACTGAATGCCGTTATTAAAGCTGTTAATGTTCATTAGGTTTATTCATTGCTTTTTTCATTGGATTTTTTTACAGGCTGATAAAATTTCATTATGCCATAGTTCCTATGGTTTTACGAAAACGAGCCAGGGAAATTGA comes from the Desulforegulaceae bacterium genome and includes:
- a CDS encoding YaaA family protein; translated protein: MLTLIGTSKTMRNSKNKELEKELTKPLFNEETKFLFEFMNSLSLGEISKIMKTSEKLSKNTVSMFNNFSNGKNKKNLTPAIYAFSGDVFKSIDIENYKKEDFLFAQKNLFILSGMYGILKPLDQIEPYRLEMGYVPGIKGFKKISDFWKNKITNYLNSIIDLENHNYIIDLASKEFTDSIDKKKLKLKLTNIEFKDEKDNKFRIIATYAKKARGAMADFIIKNRIEEKDDLKDFQGLGYTFNKKFSNNNNLVFTR
- a CDS encoding alpha/beta hydrolase, which encodes MEKQKIKKFNFLQNPKEFDENKKSIIFIHGASINSNFFVNQLNFFSNEFNVFAPDLPGRNVGDEIPSKNISGYADFIIDFIEEMKLEKPHICGISMGGAIVLDLLVREYENIDSAIIINSGARLKVLDMVFTSVQNAFDDFRKGMINFGVSENFDVAKIEAEAYKATIDNPYTAISDFNACNDFDLMGRLDKIDKKVLILGATEDVSTPLKYGKYLNDHIKNSQFKVIEGAGHLSPMEKPDEVNSEIYKFLKA
- a CDS encoding L,D-transpeptidase family protein, whose protein sequence is MNQKIMRKIFLIFFILCPSLSFGIEKADSVLVIKSELKLYLIKNENIYKSYHISLGNNPKGHKIKEGDGRTPEGRYILYYKNINSAFYKSIHISFPNKEDKKKAKEKGFNPGGAIMIHGQKNRLGWLYFVSKYFNWTQGCIGLSNKNMDEIWTLVDVGTAILIKP